The Gemmatimonadaceae bacterium genome contains the following window.
GGCTCCGGCATGGGACTCGCGATCTGCCGAAAGATCGTCGAGCGTCACGGTGGCAGCATCGCCGCGACGAGCATCGTCGGTCAGGGAACGACGTTCACCGTCAACCTCCCCGTCCACCAGGCGGAAATGGAGCACGCGCCATGATGATGCAAGACAAGCACAAGATTCCGATCACGATTCTCATCTGCGATGATGATGACGACGACCTGATGCTGACCCAACAGGCCCTCGAAGACGCGCACATCTCCAACGAGCTGCGGTTCGTCGAAGACGGCGAGGAGATGCTGGACTACCTGTACCAGCGTGGGGCGTTCTCGGGCGAGACTGGATCCGCGCCGCGGCCAGGTCTGATCCTGCTCGACCTCAACATGCCGAAGATGGACGGCCGCGAGGCGCTGCGGCTGCTCAAGGGCGACGTCACGCTGCACGACATCCCGGTCGTGATTCTCACGACGTCGAACCTGGACGCCGACGTCATTCGGAGCTATCAGCTCGGCGTCAA
Protein-coding sequences here:
- a CDS encoding response regulator, whose product is MMMQDKHKIPITILICDDDDDDLMLTQQALEDAHISNELRFVEDGEEMLDYLYQRGAFSGETGSAPRPGLILLDLNMPKMDGREALRLLKGDVTLHDIPVVILTTSNLDADVIRSYQLGVNSFITKPVTFSGLVEAMNVLGRYWLEIVELPPVAA